The Populus nigra chromosome 19, ddPopNigr1.1, whole genome shotgun sequence genome includes a window with the following:
- the LOC133679487 gene encoding transcription factor bHLH121-like: MDPFTDFNPPPAVPRHVPSTHPDPIFSEAELKDSVAARKIQKADREKLRRDRLNEHFVELGNTLDPDRPKNDKATILADTVQLLKDLNSKVDKLKAEHAALSEESRELTLEKNDLREEKASLKSDVENLNIQCQQQLRATYPWAAMDHSVMMAPPSYPFPMPVPMPPGPIPMHPSMQPYPFYGNQNPAVIHNPCSTFVPYIAPNTLFDQQSAQHVSSLAQSASRSHVSVKQDSKNKSSGESKVEKSKDSNDVTTDLELKTPGSTADQDLTSVQRKSKKSMGKESSVTKESSSSRCSSSHSVQDSSSNSVVGNTKVDDLDKREN, encoded by the exons ATGGATCCATTCACCGACTTCAATCCTCCTCCTGCTGTCCCGCGGCACGTGCCGTCGACTCACCCCGACCCGATATTTAG CGAGGCAGAGCTTAAAGATAGTGTAGCTGCTAGGAAAATTCAAAAGGCGGACCGTGAAAAATTGAGGAGGGATAGATTGAATGAGCATTTTGTTGAATTGGGGAATACCCTAG ATCCTGATAGACCCAAAAATGACAAAGCAACCATTCTAGCTGACACAGTTCAGCTGCTGAAGGATTTGAATTCAAAAGTTGACAAACTCAAGGCTGAGCATGCTGCATTGAGTGAAGAGTCTCGTGAg CTGACGCTAGAAAAAAATGACCTTAGAGAAGAGAAGGCATCTCTTAAATCAGATGTTGAGAATCTTAATATTCAGTGTCAGCAACAGCTCAGGGCTACATACCCATGGGCTGCCATGGATCACTCGGTTATGATGGCCCCACCTTCCTATCCCTTTCCCATGCCAGTGCCAATGCCTCCCGGACCAATTCCAATGCATCCGTCCATGCAGCCATACCCCTTTTATGGAAATCAGAATCCTGCAGTCATTCATAACCCTTGTTCAACTTTTGTTCCTTACATAGCCCCTAATACCCTGTTTGATCAGCAGTCCGCCCAGCATGTTTCTTCTCTAGCACAGTCTGCTAGTCGATCCCACGTTTCAGTGAAACAGGATTCAAAGAATAAATCTTCAGGAGAGAGCAAGGTTGAGAAAAGCAAGGATTCTAATGATGTTACCACAGACCTGGAATTGAAGACTCCGGGATCTACAGCAGATCAG GACTTAACTTCAGtacaaagaaaatctaaaaaatccaTGGGGAAGGAAAGCAGTGTTACAAAAGAGAGTTCTTCAAGTAGATGTTCTTCTTCTCATAGTGTACAGGATAGTTCATCCAACAGTGTAGTTGGCAACACAAAGGTCGATGATCTAGACAAACGAGAGAATTGA
- the LOC133679426 gene encoding protein XAP5 CIRCADIAN TIMEKEEPER-like, whose product MSGMGDGYVGTAQDGVRIRRLQKQREAERLKIQELKTKSASDNGQPGLLQFGSSTSEILETAFKKETVGLVTREQYVEKRVNIQTKFEEEEKEKLEKLRKEEEDLQLQKRKKRKIKGSSKLSFADDFENGSDEEDGENKTSEPKNLVRGKFGKDPTVETSFLPDSEREAEEQAERERLRKQWLREQEQIQNEPLEITYSYWDGAGHRRVIQVRKGDAIGEFLRGVQQQLAPEFREIRTTSVENLIYVKEDLIIPHQHSFYELIINKARGKSGPLFHFDVHEDVRTIADATIEKDESHAGKVVERHWYEKNKHIFPASRWEIYDPTKKWERYTIHGD is encoded by the exons ATGTCGGGCATGGGAGACGGGTACGTGGGCACGGCCCAAGACGGCGTGAGGATACGGCGGTTACAGAAGCAGAGAGAAGCTGAACGCCTTAAAATCCAAGAGCTCAAAACCAAGTCTGCCTCCGATAACGGCCAGCCTGGTCTCCTCCAATTCGGGTCAAGTACCTCCGAG ATTCTTGAGACTGCATTTAAGAAGGAAACTGTGGGTTTGGTTACAAGAGAACAGTACGTGGAGAAG AGGGTTAATATTCAGACCaagtttgaagaagaagagaaggagaaacTAGAAAAGCTACGGAAAGA GGAGGAGGATCTTCAGTTGCAGAAGCGTAAAAAGAGGAAGATTAAGGGGAGTTCTAAGTTGTCTTTTGCGGATGATTTTGAGAATGGAAGTGACGAAGAGGATGGTGAAAACA AAACCTCAGAGCCAAAGAATTTAGTGCGGGGGAAATTTGGAAAAGATCCCACTGTCGAAACAAGCTTTTTGCCTGACAG TGAGCGAGAGGCAGAGGAGCAGGCTGAGCGTGAAAGGCTGCGGAAACAGTGGCTTCGTGAACAGGAACAGAttcaaa ATGAGCCCCTTGAAATCACTTACAGCTACTGGGATGGAGCAGGCCATAGAAGAGTGATCCAG GTTCGTAAAGGTGATGCCATAGGAGAGTTTCTTCGGGGAGTTCAGCAACAACTTGCGCCAGAGTTCAGAGAAATTAGGACTACTTCTGTGGAGAATTTGATTTATGTGAAAGAGGATCTTATCATTCCTCAT CAACACAGTTTCTATGAGTTGATCATTAACAAAGCAAGGGGAAAAAGTGGACCG CTCTTCCACTTTGATGTCCACGAGGATGTGCGAACAATTGCTGATGCAACCATAGAGAAGGATGAG TCCCATGCTGGTAAAGTTGTTGAGAGGCACTGGTATGAAAAGAACAAACACATCTTTCCTGCTTCGAGATGGGAG ATATATGATCCGACAAAGAAGTGGGAGCGTTACACCATCCACGGGGATTGA
- the LOC133679977 gene encoding translocon-associated protein subunit alpha-like, giving the protein MENLRFFLFALLLLVSPLLQVARSQSDSDAEVAGTVEEVSDLGIVGENAQDFGDENFSQALGVDVVCVFPKNSARLVNAGEETELLVGVRNDGELPITVVGIRASVHLPFDHKLLVQNLSAQGFNNATIPASAQATFPYIFAVSKYLQPGSFDLVGTIIFEIGQQPYQSTFYNGTIEVVESGGFLSTESVFLVTLGIALLVLFGLWLQSQIQNLSKKSKRAAKVEVGTGARDASVDEWLQGTALSQSQSQKSKKKK; this is encoded by the exons ATGGAGAATCTCAGGTTTTTCCTCTTCGCTCTCCTCCTCCTCGTTTCTCCTCTCCTTCAAG TTGCTAGGAGTCAGTCAGATTCAGATGCTGAAGTCGCAGGGACTGTGGAAGAAGTCAGTGATCTTGGGATTGTCGGGGAGAACGCACAGGATTTTGGTGATGAGAATTTTAGCCAAGCTCTAGGGGTTGATGTAGTGTGTGTTTTCCCAAAAAACAGTGCACGTT tGGTGAATGCTGGAGAAGAGACTGAACTACTAGTTGGAGTGAGAAATGATG GGGAGTTGCCCATAACTGTCGTTGGAATTAGGGCCAGTGTTCATCTTCCTTTTGATCATAAGCTACTGGTTCAGAATCTATCTGCTCAG ggCTTCAACAATGCAACTATTCCAGCATCTGCTCAGGCTACTTTCCCATACATCTTTGCTGTCAGCAAGTACTTGCAG CCTGGAAGTTTCGATCTTGTGGGCACCATCATTTTTGAGATAGGCCAGCAACCATACCAAAGCACCTTCTACAATGGTACCATTGAAGTAGTTGAGTCTGGTGGTTTCCTAAGCACGGAGTCAGTTTTTCTTGTTACCCTTGGAATTGCTCTTCTTGTCCTCTTTGGTCTATGGCTTCAAAGCCAAATTCAGAACCTTTCTAAG AAATCAAAGAGGGCTGCGAAGGTGGAGGTTGGAACTGGGGCCAGAGATGCCTCCGTGGATGAATGGCTTCAG GGAACAGCATTGAGTCAGTCACAGTCCCAGAagtcaaagaagaagaagtaa
- the LOC133679976 gene encoding proline-rich protein 4-like encodes MRILPGFRGALLCFYVSLVLAAAFCYADDSTAEVVGIGECADCAQSNIKTVHAFSGLKVTIDCKPENGEFKTRGVGELDEEGKFKVSLPNDVVKDGKLKEECYAQLHSASAAPCPAHNGLESSKIVFKSKTDEKHTFGLAGKLKFSPVTCTSAFLWPHPPITKPLPLPTWKLPPLKNFHHPYLFPPKVYPPLPPKVFPPLPPKVFPPIYKKPPLPHVPIYKPKPPIFKPPPVPIYKPKPKPKPPIFKPLPPPIPIYKPLPPPVPIYKPLPPIPKIPPFHKKPCPPLPKLPPYPKIPPKYFHHPKFGKWPPLPPHSPIH; translated from the exons ATGCGGATTCTCCCCGGTTTTCGAGGAGCACTTCTGTGCTTCTACGTGTCCTTAGTACTTGCTGCAGCCTTCTGCTATGCCGATGACAGTACAGCTGAGGTAGTTGGGATAGGAGAATGTGCAGATTGTGCACAGAGTAACATTAAGACCGTTCATGCCTTCTCAG GGCTTAAAGTGACAATTGATTGCAAGCCTGAAAATGGAGAGTTTAAGACAAGAGGGGTTGGCGAGCTTGACGAAGAGGGGAAGTTCAAAGTGTCTCTTCCAAATGATGTTGTGAAGGATGGAAAATTGAAGGAAGAATGCTATGCACAACTTCACAGTGCATCAGCTGCACCATGCCCAGCCCACAATGGCCTAGAGTCCTCCAAGATTGTCTTCAAGTCGAAAACTGATGAGAAACACACATTCGGGCTGGCAGGGAAACTGAAATTTTCACCTGTTACTTGCACTTCTGCATTCTTGTGGCCTCATCCACCGATAACTAAACCGCTTCCATTGCCTACATGGAAACTTCCACCATTGAAAAACTTTCACCATCCTTACCTATTCCCACCTAAGGTCTATCCTCCACTCCCACCAAAGGTCTTCCCTCCTCTCCCACCAAAGGTCTTCCCTCCAATCTACAAGAAGCCACCTCTACCTCATGTTCCAATCTACAAGCCAAAGCCACCAATCTTCAAGCCACCTCCAGTGCCAATTTACaagccaaaaccaaaaccaaaaccaccaATCTTCAAGCCTCTACCACCTCCTATTCCCATCTACAAGCCTTTACCACCTCCCGTTCCAATTTATAAGCCACTGCCTCCAATCCCAAAGATCCCTCCATTTCATAAGAAGCCATGCCCTCCTCTTCCTAAGCTTCCTCCTTACCCCAAGATTCCTCCAAAGTACTTCCACCACCCCAAGTTCGGAAAATGGCCTCCCTTGCCACCACATTCTCCCATTCATTAG